In the Primulina tabacum isolate GXHZ01 chromosome 15, ASM2559414v2, whole genome shotgun sequence genome, TCTTTTGAATTAATTAGTCGACCACGATTCTGGAGTATTTTATGTTTACttgcatttaaaatatgatatggtCTTACATGACATAAATTTGTTTAAGATGTTTCAGACACTTAAACCTTTTCCAGggctttattattatttatgttacgGTCTCTTCAGACGATCAACCTCCTTAATTTTGACATTTgagttattttataatttcatttaAGGGGTTATTggcttttatttaaaatcagAATAGAATTATAGGCCTCAGAAGAGATATATAAATTGTTTATCTAGAATAATTATACgactaaataatatattttatcttAGTAACTGTTGGGGATAGTGCCCTTAAAGCATTGTAATAAGCTAATTTTTTGAAAACGACATTTATTATTGAGCATATTTGCATGAAAATACTATTGTCATGAATATCATAGCAAAATCCCTGGTTTATTAGATATAACCATAATTTTAGTATATATAAGAGTTATATATACAAGAGGATTAAAATTATGGATAATAAACTTAAATTAAGTCGGTgatgaattaattaaagtatGGATCTTTAATTAAAGCATCAATAATGCGGCCCATGAACATTATGAATGTGATCATCTTATCCGGATCGTCGATGTTGGGACATCTAGATGGGGGCATTTATATATAATGTGATTATGTACGACTTGGACcgatttaattagtcatttcaTAATAAATTCCGTTGTTACTatgaaattcaaattaaatcaCAAAGATGATCATATATGGACAAATCTCAATCCTGAAGTGATTATAAACTCCTATTCATTTTAATATGATTCTTAATTTGCTTGTTTAAAGTTTGCGATTGTGCATTCTTAATACTTGCATTTTAgatttatatttgaaatgaaTGGCTGGGAATATGAATTCGCAGACATGGAATCCATTCCTTCTTGCGAGAAGCAGAAAGACGATTCCCTCATTTGTTAATTCTAGAACTGAGTGTTGGGCCCAACTAATTTATAATTAAGTTATAAATTGAACCACTCACTAGTGAATTAATGGTAAATGAGGATAAGAAGTAATTGAAGAGGTAAACGGAAAAGTTCCTGGCTTCAATTACAAATTGTCTATGGAGGATTAATCCATATGTAATGATTATATCAATGGACTGCTCAATTTTGTAGAGTAAGATATTTCATAATGAAGAATAGTGCAATTCCATATTTTTAGTGGAGTAATTatggaattaataaattagataaattaattaaagagtttaattatttatttaatttattggagCTTCTAATTATGAGTCCATGGTCCCCGGTACGCCTTTCAAATTAATGACGGATTAAAAATGCAATTTAGAAATCATGTATGGATATGGAAAAATGTTTCCATGACTCCAAAAGTTTGGAGATAAATATAATTGATAATGagatattaattatattaaataataattatgagataattatatatttggatTACTATGGTAATATCCAAAAGTTGATTATAATatctttaatttattatgaataaattatAGATATTATTTGCTATCTGAAAATAAGTTAGAATaagattctaatttattttgataagaTCCTAGAAATTCTATTTAATATCTTTAATTTATTGTGAATAAAATTTAGATATTATATCTAAATAAATTCGAATAAGATTCTAATGTATCTTGATAATATCCTAGAAATCCTATTTAATATCTTTAATTTATTGTGAATAAAATTTAGATATTATTTAACATCTAAATAAGTTAGAATaagattctaatttattttaataagatTTTAgaaatcttattacttttaaaatagttttaaaaggatataaaatataatattcaaaaaaaatcaaatctaGGCATATCCTAGATGATTTAATCGAGAGTCCCAATTGAAATAAGATTTGGACTCTTGGTTTTGAATTATTATAAATAGGATCttaggttttattttaaaaacaactTTTTCTCTACCTTTTCATGAGTTGAAAATAAAGTagataacaaaataaaaatttggatTTCTAGCATTTGCGTTTTTGAGTGCCCACACACTCCCGTTGATAGAAAGGATTGTATTGGAAGGCTGTGGTTTCTACGCAAATTGGATTTACATTGAAGAGAAAATCTACAAGAGGTTAGTTTTCTAGTAAattctttttatttaaattcatagttaatttatattcatatgttcgattataatttatgaaattatgtaaTCGCTTCCGCTGTGTTTCGATTTGATCGAAAATAATTTTCTTAGCCGGAATTGTTCTGAAGACTATATAATTTCCAACAGTAACAAATTTAATCAAAGAATGTaattgaaaaatgaaatttgaacTTTGGGTTCACTTTATAATTCATATAAATTGATTGAAAAGGACAATATATTctcattaatatatatatatatatatatatatatatatatatatatatatatttagctatatatatatatatatatatatatatatatatatatatatatatatatatatatttagctTCTACGTTTTTGTCTTCAAtgttgaaaaacattattttactAAAATAACAATTGATACTGTATCATAaaaatcttattattattttttccagATACTTCAATATAATTCCAACATATTTTCAATATCTCTTAGAGACTCGATATAGTGCAATTTTTCGCTCaatcaataattttaatattaaaatttggtTCAAGCGAATATCAACAGTAATTAGTTGACACAATGTCTACAATATTTGTTGCATGCAACATATCATATCCCCAAAATATGACGCGTTATTTCAAAACACATGATTTAACAGTTGATTAGAGGCATTTGATAATTaatcaaacaatttttattgatCGTATATTCTGTAAATTATTATTCTCATTAAATATATTCACAAACATCTGGTTGAGATCGTTGAGCCATATTTATAATTACCTTTCCATTCCAAAGAATATAGGCATTCAATCCTAATTTGAACTGACTGATGGtgatgtcaaatttaacaattCAATATATGAGAATTCCTAAAATCTTATAATCTTATAGTTAATTGATTCATAATCTTATTATCGATCTATTCAAGAAATTCTAGTTCCTTGATCAATATCTTTATGCACTatcaataatttattatataagaTATAATTAGGATGCTCAAATCTATCAATTACCTCAAACTATATAAGTATTTGTATTGAtgaactttttatttttataaaaacttttTGTTTGTAATACCAAAATAGTTAACACTATAACATCCTTAAACTTTTGTTTATGGTATTAATAAACTTCAGGTTTATAATATTAGCAAACTTCAATATCAATAAACTCCTGGTTTATCGtgacatttattttatcatattGACATTGATACAATACCATTTTTGATAAACTGAGTTTGTGTACCAcacaatttaattttaatatatgttAGACTAGCTGCCTCGATATTATCATGTTTATACAAAAGTATTGGGTTTTACATGTATAAACTGTGTTAATTCACTTCATGGAAAGAATAACGTCGATTAGGTGACTTTCAATATTAATCGCTCATTATTTACTCATGTTTTTGCAAGTATTATAATTGAAATTTTAGACATACATTTTTTTTCCAGTGTCTTCTACTTGAAATATAAGTTATAACGAAtgaatcaattaagataaatagtGATATGTACTAGAAACAATATATACGAGCTAGACGTCCTTACCCTGATCTCGCACTTGAGCAATGAAAATGCTGAAAAATATTatggaatttgaaattttaatgcaacataAAATAATAAGAATTGCAAAAAATTTAAGATTAAATCTGATGATTGAATTCCCTCAACAAAGTTTACAAAATTTATCCTTTGTCATATCTCAATAAATTTTTCAAccgaaaacaaatcaaattaattttatctagattattaataaataatatatcatGTTTCTTCAAGATAATTaacaataaatatattattctaaTTTGATATCAGACCGATATTATTTAAGAATATTGGAAAATATTATAACATATttaatcaaaaaatattttgaatattctttgagaatattgaaatattttatatattaaatcagTATATTTCTTGAACATTGAAAAATCTTAAATGtataatattcaataatatttAAGATCAACATTTATCAAAGATATCAACAAgtcttagttttttttatcaatattcATCTGAACTATCAATATTTATCGAAAAGCTTAATTAAACTTAAGTTCATATCAGTGTTTTTCAGAATATCGATAGATCATATCGTTGATTTTAGATCAATATCTTTAAGAAATATTAAGATCAATATTTTTTGCGAAAATTAACAGATATGATAATCTAGTTCACATTCTTCAAGAAGTTGATCAATGTTTTTCAGACAAATCTTTTATTTTAGATCAAGATTTTCGAGGATATTGATGAATCTTATATCTTGCGTCAATTTTCTTCGGGAATATTGATAAATTATATACCTTATATCAATATTTTGCACAAAtatcaataattttatattttgaacaatattcttcaaaatattgACATGTCTTgtattttatatcaatattctacaatatttttgatatatctAAAATCAATATCTATCATACATGGTAACATATAATTTTTGatcttaaattaatattattcatGAATATTGATATATCTCATATCtatatgaattttatgaatTATGCTGCTTCTGGAGCATAAaggaatatatattaaatataatatttgttatAATATGCGATATTTGAGAGAACAACATaaagatataaatatttatgCTTCTAAATTAAACAAAATCAATATTCTTGGAGAACATTTAAGATCGATGTTCTTTAAGAATATTCAagattatatttttcaaaatttttgacaAATCTTGTATACTAGACTAAAATCTCCTAACTCATATTCATGTACCCGTTCCCGATTTATTTAAGAATTTGAAAAATCTCCAAAGTCATCTCATTAAATCAGATTTCCCTGCAGTTCCCCCAAACAGGGGAAAGCAAATGACCCCTAAATCAACTGCAGCCATGATCATAAAAATTGCGATTTTGATTCATGCACCCAGATTTATGGTCCGACTGACACCTGATTGCAACCCTCGACACAGAGTCCTCTATCGTCAATCTCATTCCAATATTTATTTTCGTTCgtttatttgttattattataataaacataattataatttattttagaacAAAATTAGAACTACTCCCAAAGTCGCCCACAGTAAAAATCACGGGAAACCAATTGATTCTAAACAATTACAACACTAAGACTAGATACCAGTTAGTTTTAGTTAGCCAAAATATTTCCAACTAAATCTCGCATAGTTTGTTTTTCGAACATAAAAGATATTTACTACAATTTCAACTCGATCAGATATATCAAGGCCcaacccacttgtgatattgtctgcTAAATGAGCGTGTAACAAcccttgtgacgcgttttaaagccgtggGGCCTCGGGCCAATGCGAACAATATCATAAGTGGGCTGGaccgtgacatttggtatcgGAGCGACTCCGCGTGAGTTTCGGATGTTGGAGCAAACTTAAGCGAGGACGCTGAGTCCTGAAAGAGGGATGAGAAGGCCCTTAGGCGAAATCCCACATCGTTAAAGCACGAGAGCGTGTAGCACcccttgtgacgcgttttaaagctgTGAGGTCTCGGGCCAAaacggacaatatcacaagtgagTTGGACCATAACAAGATATCTCCTTCTGAACTTGGTAATTTGACGATTGAGACAATACAGGTCATCGTCTCATgtctatttaaaataattaaaagcagGAACATGAAAGGTGTAGCAAACAATAGATATCTATCGTCAGAAATTTTAGTCTCGTGCCATAGATATTTTTGTGGTATTATTGTGGTACCATATTAttccaaaataaattaaaaaaaatgttccgATAAAACTTTTGTCGGGTGTACATGTCTGCATACCCCGCGTTTGGGTTCTCTCTCTTATCCAGAATTAAATATGTTATATGTTCCAGTTCGACACTAAAAAGAAGACCTCCGCCACATGACATCACATCATGTGTACCCGAATTGTACACGGATGTCGGCTGAATTACACTGGCTGAATCACATtttttacaattattatttaataataattattatcgGTTGTTCTTTGGGTCCCTTTATTAATTATTCTTAAGTTAGATGATGTTGCAGATTTCGACTGGCCAGGAAATTAAATGTCAGCTGACCCCATTTTATTCTGTTTATCATTTATATACTAGACTAGATATTTGTCATTTTGGATTTTAGGAAATCGTGGAAACTGGAGAGCCATATGTGCTAGCTCTATAATGGAAGCTCGTCATCGGGGTGGCACGAGGAAGGTCATCTTTTAGTTATATGAATGTGAAGCAAGAAAGTTTTTTTTAGCAATGTTTGATAAAGAACTTGGggtgtttttgaaaattaattttgactTTTAATCATTGTTAAAACGATTAAATCTagctgttttaaaattttaattattattattaatatgatAAATGAATCGCACGTTTTAGAGTGAGTCAAAATTGCATATTTCGTATCATTGTTTTGGCCCACAACCCATGATTAGATCTGCCGCTTTTTAAATTATTCTAAGGTTTGATTTGGAAATTTGAGCACATCGTGTGCGAAGATATGATATAAATTAGGAATGCTGATGAATGACGCCGAGTCGTCTATGAGTTTAACTTAAAGTCCTCcggtgaatttttttaaaataatttttacatAAGCTTGTCGGCACCATCGGTTAATAAATCTAAGCTAGTGCCATATTATTCGTGTATGGCAATAAATAATCTTGCAAAACTACTGCATCAAGTAACCTTTACATTAAATATCTTCGATTGCACAAACTCTACCTTGTTACACTGTAGAATGAAATAACATTAGTTAATCTATCACAGTAGCAGTAGTTGAACATTTGACTACCGATCAGGAGTTAGATTTTTCCTATCAACGCATGGTTTGCCTAGTGGTATTTACTTGATTAGTGTAGTTTATATGTTATTGTGTTAGTTTAGGAGTTTATCTAGTGTTTATCGGAAATACAACCGCTGtggtaataaaaaataattgatcCTAGCATTTCTGGAAACTGAATTTGTTACCGGAGAATAGGAGGGAAGGCTCGTACTTTGAAAACTTAAAAAGAAGGATAATATGGATGTTATGATGTCGGAATCGAGACATGGTCAAAAGTTCGAAGAAGATGAAATTGGCATATCGAATTATGTATAATTTTATATAGTTGATCTAAAAGATATATATAAATCGATATGTTCATCGAATATTTTCGTGACTAAATCaaatttgaacttcaaaattgTCTTGCAAGTCATTTCAAAAGTCTTGTGTTGTACTATTTGACAGCGAATATTTTCGTGACTAAATCaaatttgaacttcaaaattgTCTTGCAAGTCATTTCAAAAGTCTTGTGTTGTACTATTTGACAGTAAAATGATCACAGTCTTTCGGGTTCGTTTGATCCTGGGTGTGGGGACAGTGCCCACACCCCATATGAATGGTTGGGATTCCACTTcatgggaaaaaaaaaatttaaaaaaaaaaaaaattgggccaaaaaaaatttcggcccttggaTGTACCCCAGCAGGCACACAGTCtattgtttattattatatgtcCGCATTCcccaatatatatacatatttaatcaatcaaataataaatttttctaataAAATTGTATTCATATGTTCATGGCACTTAATATTATATCATAGAAGTAATCTATGTATCGCATATTCGAAGATAAAACGTCTGTCGTGTCTGTATATCTCACATCGGGCTGAAGTTGTAAAACATTGTCGATGAATTTCATCCAccaaaataatcaaaggaaCTACACCAATTGATTAACATTAAAAACAAGAATTCAGCCACGAGAAAAATCCGTCGGAGGGACATGTTTCTCAAGGTGAGGGATGGCTGGTTCTAGGGCTTTTGGGCTgaccaaaaaattttaaaattcagtgTGCATTAAGATTTTATAGCTTGTGGTACTGTTTGGTTCGCTATATTAtttatccatatttttattcatatttttatccaatctaatataatatttggtgtaccatattattttatttatatatgtacCAATCATTTATcttatatcaatcaaattatcaatcatttatctcacatcaatcaaataATTGAATAGAAATTACAATATTAtccttaataaataatattatagatattttattaatatcaaaAGGACCAAACTGTAATATCacattatctcaaatttaatcaagttaatcaatcaaatcaaacattatattaaatatcatttttatatatttgattattaaaaaatattacttatataCATACTATTTGTCTCATTCTATGAACCAAACGGTATCACGAGAATATATAGTATATCATGGGCAATGTAGAACAATTATCTAGCGATCTCGAGTCACGATTTCTTAGATACAAGTTATATAGTGTATGTATAaataggtaaaaaaaaaaacttttcctAAAAATATTCCAAATCTGGTAGCCACAACATCTACTCCAACAAGAATGTCACGTTGGTTCGGTTTGGTGagtcaaatattttttattgatttggTGCAGGAGGATGCTAAAGATATTTCCACCGTAACTTAAGGCgtgcaataaaaataatattgagTGATAGCAATGAACTATTTATGTAGTTCGGGCCGGGTCGGCTTGGCTCAGCTCGGCTCGGGTTGAGATATGGAGTCAGCTATTCAGGCCTTTCCGAGTTGAGATTGGTTCGGATTACTCTTACTCCGGCTTAATTGCATAAAACATGGGCCCATCTTTTTTGTAAATAGGCTCAGATATTGATCGGGTCAATTATTCAGATATCATCGTACATAGATATATATTCACTGTGCGACACAAAAAGAGCGAATTGGTTAAgtttgtgatatctgaagaACCACATGCTTTAATAATTTCTGAAACCCTGCAACAGTGTCTTTTACCTAATACTTTATGTTAATTTTTGACTTGATTACTTTCGTAATTTCTTTCTTTGTTGCATTAACCTCCGAGAGATATAAAATGGTTATAATAGTCAACTAAATCTTTGAGATCGAATCCAAACAAATTAGATCCGATTCGAGTCTGATTTGAATTTTTTCCATTCCTTGTCATACCCAAGCTAGTCCCCATATGAAGACTCCAATCCTCGATCCACTTGAACAAACAGCATCGATCCGATGCAATTATCTTTCCATTTTCAGGGGGAAAAAAAGGAATCGAGTTTTAATACCTTAAAAGGTAGAACGTACACATTGTCGGATTAGTGAATGGTTGTATTACAAGCTGCGTGTTCGTCTCTTTAACATAGATCATCAATCCTCAATTGTACCATATCCCTGTGAATGAAATATTTTCAATTcaaaattattgcatatggccCCCTTTTCAATTCTCGTATAAATATCTATCTATCCCACTCCAATCTTTTAGGACAACTAATTCCATAGTGCTTCCACCATTCCATATCTCTCTTTCCACCTTTCCTCCTATCCGCCCCCTCCCTAGCCCAGAAAGCTATTCCTTGTGCCATTCCCCGCATCTCTTCTAACAAATTATTGATGTTCTTCAAGTTGTTACTCGACTAGCTAGAAATATCTCAGTGAGAGTGACCGGCAGGGATATATAGTCGCTTTCTTTCCACAGCACGTACGCGTGAAGTTCATGTTGAGTATTACATTTGCATTAGCATGTAACTACGGTTTCTGGATGTACATATGCACTAAATATTGCAGCACCTGAGAATTCAAACATTCTCGATGAACGtagttatatttaaatatgtgGTGTGTGCACATCACCATGCAAATATTTAACCACATCCTCCTATGGGTTTGGTGCAAAACGATGGAGACCATGCATTGATTCTTTTTCTAATTAAGTTGCCATTATTGACTTTATGATTAATATTTGCAGGATATCAAATATAAGTGGGAAAAGAATCAACATGGTACTGTTGTCTTTGAACCAGTCAAAATATCTCAACAACGTAAGTACACACATCTACCGATTGATCTTTTCTCATCTACAGTTAGCTTTTTGCGATTAAAAACTTTGATCAAAAGATGAGTGAAGAAAGTTGTATTTTCCGAGTTAGTTTCGCGTGTATTAAAGGTACACTCGGTAATGGGTCCTGCTTCGCTATTAAGGTGAAGATATATCGTCAATTATTTCCCCAAAACAAACGCCCCTCTCCCCCAAACGTGTTAAATGACGGCGTTGACTGACCTTGTCTTCAAATTCATCAAAGGCGTGCAGATGGAGGGACATAACGCAACGTTTTCATCGAGGGCAAAACAAGAAACATAgtcaaaatatgatttttattatcttTCCCTTGTCTTTTGGAACCATCCACCACATGACCTCAAGTTTCTATGAAACAATGCTCTCGCCCGAGGCTCGCCTTGTTTTTAGTCCAATCTGCATACTCTAATCCTATACGTCCCGATCGTTATAGTCGAACCTTAGAGTACTCGAACTAATCGAATCGAAGCGCCTTgacaaatctttattttccattCCTCTGACGATTCTCTAAATTCATGCTGATCAGCTTAGCTATTGTAGCATATGTTATTATGTACATGTGCTACTGATCAATATTGCGTGTTTCAGATTGTGAGAATGGAAGAATCACCTGATCCGCCATTCGAGCAAACTTATGGGAATCTCTTCAAGAGCAACTTGAATGAGAAGAATATTCCTACCGATCCTCCGGTCGTGGGAGAATGCCAGCTGCCGTTAATCGACCTCAACCAGTTAAATCTTGGAGATTTTGAGAAGCAGGCATGCAAGAAAAACATATCTCTGGCGTCGAAAGAGTGGGGTTTCTTTCAAGTAATAAACCACGGGATTCCCGCGGAGATACTCCAAAGAATGAGACATGAACAAATCAAGCTTTTCAAGAAGCCATTCCATGAGAAAACAAACAGCAAAGATTTGAATTTCTCGACCGGAAGTTATCGGTGGGGGACGCCTTCCGCTACCTGCTTGAAGCAGCTATCTTGGTCGGAGGCTTTTCATGTGTTATTGAGTGATATATTGGGTTCAGGTggatacaacaatctcaggtaAATATACCGAACCAGTCCCTTTCATTTGCAATTTGATATTTACTCGAAAAAGTTTATATACTCCATACATATCCTTTTGGGGCGCCTATCTATCTATCTCTTTTATATCTTCATTCCTTTCTTTCCATCTAAATGCAAATCCTTGCCTCACAAATTATCGTGTATGATTCATTTGACATGGCAACACAATACAGTATTCATTCATGCTTCATTATTTAATTGAACTAGATAtactaattttattttccgGGATGAAATTTTTAGCTCAACAATGGAGCAATACGCGACAATGGTGTCTGAACTAGCACAAGATTTGGTAGACATACTGGCCGAGGAATTGGGCTGCGAGTCTGATCATTTCAAAGAAACCTGTCTTCCCAGCACTTGCTACCTTCGGTTGAACCGGTACCCGAGGTGCCCGAGTTACCCTCATATGTTCGGAATAATGCCACATACGGACAGCGATTTCCTCACCGTACTGCACCAAGATCACATCGGAGGTCTTCAGTTGGTAAAAGATGGAAAATGGATCGCCGTTAGACCAAATCCCGAGGCCCTAATAATCAACATCGGTGATCTGTTCCAGGTAAATATATAGTTGGTAAATTGTATTTTATCCATTGTGCCCGATTGATAAAGTAGGTAGATCTTATAAAAGCGTGTAATAATTTGCAGGCTTGGAGTAACAATGAGTACAAAAGCGTCGAACACAGAGTGGTGACAAATGCGGAAAAGGAGAGGTTTTCGACTGCCTACTTCTTCTGTCCGTCTTACGACACGATCATAGAAAGTAACATAGAGCCTCGTGTTTACAGAAGTTTTAGGTTCGGGGAATATAGAGAACGGGTGCAAGAAGATGTTAAGCGTTTGGGTTACAAAATAGGACTTCCTAATTTTCTAGTAAACTGTGGAGCATAGCtagtttatatttatatatatactgaAATATTTTCCCACTTTATGTATATAGTGCAATGCATTAAGTGGAGATGGTGTCAATGTTTGTATAAAGTTTAGTTATAACAGTTAATATTTATGGTTGGTTAGTCTGATTGTTTTTAAGAATGGACATGAAGTTATTGATTGTATTTGTACATATTTTCTATTTTAATGTCAATTGTTGTTCATTAAGCAGTGTCAAATCCATAATGAGAGCATTTGACAAGACTTCTAGTAGACtaaaatatagtatttttttGACTTTGccttaatatattaatatcatcacatatattttaatttttttatcttatttatttgtgaatctgattgaagtgtttttattttgattttgatgcattgatttttctttatcaataat is a window encoding:
- the LOC142527946 gene encoding gibberellin 2-beta-dioxygenase 8-like isoform X3 produces the protein MVLLSLNQSKYLNNIVRMEESPDPPFEQTYGNLFKSNLNEKNIPTDPPVVGECQLPLIDLNQLNLGDFEKQACKKNISLASKEWGFFQVINHGIPAEILQRMRHEQIKLFKKPFHEKTNSKDLNFSTGSYRWGTPSATCLKQLSWSEAFHVLLSDILGSGGYNNLSSTMEQYATMVSELAQDLVDILAEELGCESDHFKETCLPSTCYLRLNRYPRCPSYPHMFGIMPHTDSDFLTVLHQDHIGGLQLVKDGKWIAVRPNPEALIINIGDLFQAWSNNEYKSVEHRVVTNAEKERFSTAYFFCPSYDTIIESNIEPRVYRSFRFGEYRERVQEDVKRLGYKIGLPNFLVNCGA
- the LOC142527946 gene encoding gibberellin 2-beta-dioxygenase 8-like isoform X2 yields the protein MLLCTCATDQYCVFQIVRMEESPDPPFEQTYGNLFKSNLNEKNIPTDPPVVGECQLPLIDLNQLNLGDFEKQACKKNISLASKEWGFFQVINHGIPAEILQRMRHEQIKLFKKPFHEKTNSKDLNFSTGSYRWGTPSATCLKQLSWSEAFHVLLSDILGSGGYNNLSSTMEQYATMVSELAQDLVDILAEELGCESDHFKETCLPSTCYLRLNRYPRCPSYPHMFGIMPHTDSDFLTVLHQDHIGGLQLVKDGKWIAVRPNPEALIINIGDLFQAWSNNEYKSVEHRVVTNAEKERFSTAYFFCPSYDTIIESNIEPRVYRSFRFGEYRERVQEDVKRLGYKIGLPNFLVNCGA
- the LOC142527946 gene encoding gibberellin 2-beta-dioxygenase 8-like isoform X1 — translated: MINICRISNISGKRINMVLLSLNQSKYLNNIVRMEESPDPPFEQTYGNLFKSNLNEKNIPTDPPVVGECQLPLIDLNQLNLGDFEKQACKKNISLASKEWGFFQVINHGIPAEILQRMRHEQIKLFKKPFHEKTNSKDLNFSTGSYRWGTPSATCLKQLSWSEAFHVLLSDILGSGGYNNLSSTMEQYATMVSELAQDLVDILAEELGCESDHFKETCLPSTCYLRLNRYPRCPSYPHMFGIMPHTDSDFLTVLHQDHIGGLQLVKDGKWIAVRPNPEALIINIGDLFQAWSNNEYKSVEHRVVTNAEKERFSTAYFFCPSYDTIIESNIEPRVYRSFRFGEYRERVQEDVKRLGYKIGLPNFLVNCGA